The stretch of DNA GGAGTTTGTAATTTTTCACACACATTCATCAAATTCTAATGCTCcctattttaatattactaattataatttaaattatactttattttctgAATGAAGTTGATTTGGAgcttttaatttatgttattgtttaatGTTTTCAAATACTGAATGATGCAACTGAGTATATTTCCAGTCAATTAGCTAAATGCTCATAATCCACCAAACAATTGTGCCctaaaagaaacaacaaaaagCGAGGCCCAGTCTATTACTAAGCGAGGGCCAAAGCAACATGTAATTAacctttgaaataaaaataaaaaagtgaggGTTAAATTTCacgtttaatatttattttgaaaaaaaaaaaagtgagagtAGATCCTCactaaacaaaatttttaaaacataaaatttcagCAAAGTTTAACCCACGCAAATAATatgaagaaattattttattagtaatcaattttagtgataaaaaaatattatacaatgaccaatttaaatattaatttaaaaaattaaaaattattaattattaaaatacttattattataaataaaaaagtataattggttactaaattaatcattaattaattagagaccaatttagtaactaaatcattttggtagccaaatctaagtagttaatttttagtgaccaatttcctTTGATAGCCAAAATCatgataactaattttaaaaaccaatttagtaaccaattataattttttattcataatatagtaactattttagtaaccaataattttttactttgtaaattggtatctaaattagtcactataatgactaacaatttttggtcactaaaattagttactaatgaaacattttcttgtaaatttttttttttaaataaaactttaacaTGGGCTTAATCTACACAATAAATTcgtttttacaaaaaataaaaaatttaaccgTCATTATTAATAGTAGTGTACACACAGGCGTTGTCACGCTTATGTGtaggtattttttaaatatacgtaatgataatgtaatgttattaagttaatatatcaataaaattatatttattaaaaataaagtgaaatatatctgaaaagatgagagaatagttgttgataaatagagaaaaagagaagaacataaataaacgattttataaaaaaattgtaaaagtaatgttcaattttcaaaaatttaataaataattatattttaaagagtaaaattgatattttgaaacgTGCACGTAAAAAAAATcctattatatatattgatatagaTTAACAAAAATTACAGGCGTTGTTCTCGCACATGTGTTACTAGACAATGCTGTCCAAATGTAACATCATTACTCAAAAACAAAACATTCAAGGTGCGTATGATCACCCAATCCAAATTAAAACGTTGCCAAGGTTTGAAGTTAGAAACCGTAATTTCTTTGACAGAATGTGGTGCTGGTGCATAATTATAAATGACTTTCAAGTGAAGGATACTTAAGAACTTGTTAGTCGTGTTAGCTTGCAGCAAGGGACTttattataaagttttaaacctatatatatttggttcaatttttaaaGGTAGGGATTTCATCAAACGTTGCTACAACTAGAAATAACATTTGACACAATCCTATCTCACCAATTTATGACATTACAAGAATGAAGAAAGATGAAACCAGAACAAGTCTCGTTCTTTTATGCATAATTCAGATAATAAACAACGGAACTATACTCATCCAAAACTATGTGTTAAGGTTGCAGGAGGTTTCAGATAATAGCGTTGATTCCTTGTAAATCAAGAGGATATATATGtagatatattatattatttattaataagaagttaaaatattacaagAATAGGGGAGAATGAAACCAATTATCACATTGAAAGCTACATTATTTAAGTGCAAGTTGTGTAACTCTGGAATTTGGTTTCATATGCATTCTCCTTTATTCTGCATCTCATTATCTCTTTCAATATCCTCCTCCTCTTTCTCCGCCACCTTTTCCTCCTTTACCACATCCGCTTCCACTGCCACCACCGGCACCACCACCTCCTCCTCCATGGCTTCCACAACCTCCGCTTCCACTGCCACCACCGCCACTGCTTCCTCCCCCTTGGCTTCCACCCCCTCCCCAACCTCCACCACCTCCAATACCTCCCCAACCTCCACCACTTCCCCAGCCTCCTCCACCcccaccacctccaccacctccaccGCCTCCCCCACCTCTacctcctccacctccaccacctcccCCACCTCCcccacctcctcctcctcttccactaccaccacctcctcctcctccgccTCCACCACCTCTTCCTGGGCATCCACCACTACAACCACCACCTCCTCGACCACAGCCAGATCCACCACCACCGTATCTGCCACCTCCTCTTCCTCCCCTTCCTTTACAATGGTCGGTACCATAATCTAACACGAGTTTCCTACCGCTCAAAACTGCAAAATCGCCACGTTTAGGATTCATGGATCATGTTTATTTCCTCTAACTACCATGATTTGCAAATATTCCAAGtaactaaaagaaaatgaaaggaaaTACTCACAGAGTCCCTGCTCGTCATCGCTTCCAGTAAAGTTTTCGTCAATTCCTGAAGCTTCACCAGCAAAATAACACACGTCAATTTTACATGCATTTCATGCaccaaacaatttcaaatagGAATGCATTTCTAAACTTTGATTAATCTTATGGCATCACAAACAAACATCGAGTACTATATTAGCACGTCgtttctttaacaaattcaattaattgaCGAAAAAAATAAAGTGCATTATCGATAACCTAAAATAAAGCTTCGAGAGCTTCGTACCTTTTCCCTCTTCTTGAGGTGGATCATCAGCCACAACCGCAGCGATGAGAACCACTGCGTATAGAAAACACAGCAGAATAAAAGGCTTGAGATTCATTTTGTTATTAACCATAACAACACTTGAGAAGGATGAAAGCAAAGGTCAGGGAAAACCCTATATATAGtgcaagaaaaatataaaaaaattcatgcgAGTTAGTGAGCAGGACCACATCAGAATAGCAACATTAATATCTTTAGCTCTTTTTCGCGAACTTTTAGGCTTTCTCTAACTCTTTCATAAAAACCTGCTATTCTAAACTGTTACATTGCGCACCACCCAGGTTCAACACCAAGTACAATGTTTCACTACATTGAAACTCAAGTTTACTTCTAACTAAGAATCAGTTTCAGTTTCGCATTCAGTGTCATCGCCATTAAGAAGAACATTTTCTCCTtgatttgatgttttttttgaCAGCTTGAATACGCGAATTCATTTAAGATAAAGATGACAACCTGGCATGTCTTCTACGTCAGCGTTTCTGACATTCTTTCAGTCAAAGAAAGGGAAAAAGATTGGAAGATGACACAGGAAAGAAGGGTAGTTTCACGTATCATAACAGGCCTTTCTTTCatagtaataatttaatttatatattaatttaacgATTAAATATGtcctttctttaattttgatgaaaaattaaaattagtttttattttaattttgattcaatttaattccaacttttaaaataatatgagtttaatattttaaaaaaattgtttatttgatatttcaaagataacattttagttgttaataaatttaacaaaatttagttaaaatattaaacacatttctagaaataaaaattaaattgatccaaaattttaaaaagagactaatttcaatttcaataaaagttaaattatcaaaaatatatttaaccttaatCTAACGtcttaatttaatataacttttaataattacggCTGTTAAATGAGtgtattttcaaaagttggtgAGCAAATATCCTTTTACAATTcataatcatatttatattcaaaagtattatataaattaagtttatacttatttatatgttataattagttttatttttagttaatgtgtgatttttaaaatacCTCATCAATGTTGAGTTATGTATATTGAACATATAAgattaaacattaataaatGATTTAGTAGAATAGTAGAATAACGAGTAACACAATAAATCCAATAAACAACCAAATTCCACTAGAATAGATTCTAACTCATAACTATGATATTatttaagaagtgaactttataTTTAACTCAACCATACAAAATTAACTTATAGGATGATTTTTTGACTCACTTGTATACTAGAAATTAACTTTATTTCTACTCAAGATAGGATTTTCAATCGTCTCAATGTATCATCACTCTTAAATATAACTTCATAAATTATCCGGtccttaattaaaatttttaacaaataatataatttcattattattttttttaaataattattatcttacTAAATTACattgaaaacaataattatgaatttctttttcacTACTAAAagttctcatattacatgacatttttcttgaaaatttgttaaaaatatttataaaaaatactttttttctgctattttttataaaaatattaattgacaGCTAATTCAttcgtgaataattattttttacaaaattataaatttcgtaaatatttcttataaaatttgttgtgaaaaatgttttgcacaaaatatttaaaaacaaaattgatatgaAATATGGTTTGTTTTAATAGTAATCGTACGCAGAGTCATTTGATTTTTCATTCGGGGAGAATTCCATAGAAAAAAACTTTCACGTTGCAAAATAATGATTTCTAAAAACTTATGTTTCTTTATATTATaactaactaaaatatattcggtgggtatctatttttaataataaaatattagaaagagtttgagaaaaatgaaatttaacattatataaaaactttatcaaatatctCTACAACTGCCAAATATATAGTAAAGGTTGCTTGTCCATCATTCTTCCCACTAAGCAATAgatgtgataataataataatggttaTTAAATATTAGAGTAAACAAAGGCGTGATACCGCATGtgtctatatattttttaaatatgtgtaatattatattaatagatgataatattgtaatgttgttaagttaatatataaactaaaattatatttattaaaaataaagtgaaatatataataacagatgaaagaataaataaagaataagagaAAAAGCAGATATAGCCGATTTTATAAGAAGCTTGTAAAGATaacagtcaatttttaaaaatttaaaaattattatatttaaaagataaaattgatattttaaaatgtgaacaCAAGAAGAGAAATCtcctttatattttgttatagatGTTAATGAGTCcaccaaataaaacaaaataaggaAAATGCTAATTAATGTTTTAAGTATAGGTCAaagtataattaatgatttttattttatcaatttttacattaaaaattgaaataattaatttttagttaaaataatataaatttatataacatatcttataaagacaaaaatgttttttaaaatttataaacaacatttctaacacaaaataaatattttaaaatttctaagATCTCTATTAAAATGTAAGacaatatatctttttaaatttgaagagTCTCTCATTGTAAATTATTGTCTTTCTAGAGTTCTCTAATGAAAATATTGTACTTTCATGTAAAAAATCCTTTATAATATCTTTTGTCACTCCttcaagttaatttttttatgtttaattatattttaatttttagaaatactaaaatataattatttattatttatttattttttaactttttttatgtgcattaattaaattattaattagagcTATATATCATTTGGgtattttttgtcatttaaataaaataaaataacttttatgataaaagattcatttaatattataattaactacaaatttttataaGGGTTTTGCTATCTAGGACACTGGTTAAGGATAATTAAAATGGattgaatcatataatattttatgttaattatgaTATTGAATAAAATCTGACATGATAACCATTActgcagttttattttatttaaagaacaatAATGCCCATAAGTATTACAGttgtgttaaatattttatttaatattcaagaataaaagttaaaaaataattaaatgataaaataattatattttaatattgctaagatttgaaatataattaaacataaaaaagtttaaattaatagaaaaactaacaaagaataatgttaaacatctaaaaagtaaaaaaaaaacaattaaaatatcaatttgagaCTTCATTGAATCTCCTTCTCTAACTTCTCGATAACCTTTTGCAACATTCTTATTAGCTTaaccaaatataaaaatcacataaaatctttcaatatttgaaattattaattataaatacataaagttaataatataaaaaaaaatctaaactttCAGCAAAGATCTTAAAAATCTTAAAGTGTTTATTTTGTGTCAAAGTTATTGTATAACAATCTCAAATGATAGTTTTGTCTATATAAATTCTAGGTTAAATCATTTAAGAAGTCCCCATTTTTGTTGCGAAATTTCAAATAGGTCCCTTCATttctatttgactcaattgaaatTTTGGAACATTCGTTGCAATAAATTCCTTTTCGTTAGTTGTACAAgtgttaattatgtgtcacgtgtcagcatgtgattttttttatatatattttaaaaaaattaaatgtcacTATTGGAagtgaaaagtctcaatgtagtcctgtatttgttatttcgtctcaatttggtcctaatttttttaaaactgaatcaattttatccctataccaaatttattttttatataaattttacaatggtattattattatgattggtatttttaacaaaattaaatttatttaaatgtatattttgtattgaactttatttaaccattgtttcaaatatttatatatcaattatagacaaatgttagaattgttatagctttttttttttaaattttatatttgaatttataaagcttttatttttaaagcaactctaacatttatctataaattatatatatatatatatatatatatatatatatatataaatatttcaaacaaaatttaaataaatatgagtgcaaaatatacatttaaataaacttaattttgttaaaaatatcaactataataaaaatacctttgtaaaattatataaaaattaaacttgatataggaatgaaattgattcagttttaaaaaaattgagaccaaattgagacaaaataaaaaaatacaggaattacattgaaaattttcacatccaatagtgacacgtggcattgccaCTGCCACGTCACATAGTCTCTGTCATGTgacacaatgtcagattgacacatgacattttttttataaattataaaaaaaatttaaaaaaaatcaaaaaaaccacgtgctGATACGTGACACATAATTAACATTGTTACTGTATAACTAACGGAAAAGAACTTATTGCAACAAATTTTCCAATATAAGAACTCAATTGAGTTAACTAAAGATGGGgagacctacttgagatttcactacaaaaatggaagtctctgaaatgatttaacctaaattttataatatgcatttatattattttagttaatgaacttaattattcttattctcaatgtaaaaataatagaattaatgcgcattaattatttttaattaatttcttagaTAATTAGCATTCttcttttcataatatttaaaacatattaattatccttgatcatactcttaattattcttaactagtattttttttatcaacggGACCACAGTAATTTATCATGTTTAATGAAAACAGAAATATTGAAGTTCATGTAACAAGAGTATCGTTACTATTTGAGGAAAAAAATTTAAGGTGGACACCTTTTTAGGTAAGAAAATGAGATATCGACAAAATTGACAAagttaacaaattttttataaatagaattaaagtagattaattttttattttttaataaaaaataaaaataatatttttttatgttatttagtaatttataaaattttataaaaaaagaactttattaatgtataattttCCAGATAGATAATAAGTATCTGCTGACATGATTAGCATAATTTATGTCGCTCAAGTAATtgtaatttatcttatttttaaacatgATATTCCACACTAGATCCACCGCCACCAGATCGGCCTCCACAACTAGGCTGGTTGCAGCCACCCGATCCACTGACACCACCACTGCCAGGAGAACCACCGCTGCTGGTTCCTGATCCACCTCCGCCACCTGGCATAGCACCATGACCAGGCATGCTACCACTGCTAGTTCCACCTCCGCCACTAgaccctccaccaccaccaccacccgaCGTTCCCCATCCAAATCCACTATCACCAAACAACCAATTTTTATCGATACGATTACCgccatttttcattttctgagCTTCACCTGCAAACACAAATCAACCatgaataaataatacttttatgcTGAAAGCTAAATGGCAATAGAAAATTTccaatatcataaaatattaggGCTTAGGCATATACATACCAAATATCTCAGGTAAATCCCTAGCTACCGCAACTAAGGGCATTGAAACAATCAAGGCcatacaaataatttttcattaaaaaggaATGAGGAAAAGATTAAGAAAGAGATGGTGTGGAGCACTTAATTGGAGCACCTTTATACCCCTCAATCTCTGACTTGCTTAagttttcataataaaaaagtaattgtaCGAGCAAAGAAACTGCAGTAACAATGCTTGCTTGATGCTGATTACAGTATATTTTTACTGAAAAAACAACTTTTGACAAcccatatttatttttcttacgtCCATTTAAAAATtccatgtaaataaataaaagtataaaatgaaaatgattatggaatgatagtataaattttaaaggCTATTAACATATCATATCCCTATTTTGATCCGGTAAAGAAAGCACTCGTGTAACAATTCATCCacgtaaataataatattattaaaattttaaattaaaagtaaaatacatataataaaaaatactattatttGAGTTTAAAGTAGGTGAGTCGATGATTCAAAATATGatggatattttaaaaaaaaaaataactggagatacaacaccaataagATAAGAATTCAATCCAAATATAAGATATTGACCCACTACTTTTAGCGTAAAACCTTAAGGTTATAAGTTTATAGGTCTTTATCCTCATATAGTCTtcaattttctcaattttattcaatgCAGGACTTAAAGTTACACTTGAATTTTCAACAATCTTTCACTCAAGTGTGAGTCATTTCACATGCACTTCCCCCTCAAGCTTTTAAATTTCACAAAGTATGAGTACCCCTTATTTGTATTGTCATTCACATAATGAGACACACTTGCTTAACTCTCAAGAAAAATTTCGATATAGGAATTCATCTAAACTGATTACTAAGATGAACATTCCGCTATGATGTCAGTGTTGGATCTTTCAAAAAAAGATAACTTTATACAACACTTATAAAATATGAGGTCAACTCTCATATAAGATATTGTCATCACCTTCAACCCAAACCTGACAATAATTTATAGGTCTTTATAATTATTGTCGTTATACTATTTATAGGTGGGTAAAATCTTGAACAAATGGGTATTTGTTGtgcaataaaatttttaaatgagtttttattcatttttattattttatattaataaagagGGTTGTTAAACGTTTAATTTTGAAAAGCGGGTGTAAACGTATAACTAATCTAACTATTAATGGGCATTAgctgtaaaataaataaaaaacaccaAAGTCAACTTGAAAATGCTACTTGCTTCATTTTAGAGTTCCTTTAACCGATAATAAATAGGAAAATTATACTATgactactaattttaatttttaactttcatCCTTTATTTCTTGATGTGACAGCTtagtataaattattgattCTTTCAAAGTAAAAACATAATAGTACATTAATCAATGACTCACACTAAGTCACAATAGAAAGTCAAAGATAAGagtcaaaaaatgaaaatcataatatcattatcctgataaatgaaacttaattccttctctagtttcttttatatatataaattataagaataaaaacaaaacattcaataaatcattaaatatttatcataaagtTTGTAAACCATCAACCGTagttttaaacattaaataacttCCGTTAAGGATATGTACAAGAATTGTACAAAAATAAtatccatttttatttgacattttatgataaaaaaataggaatgttCACGAATTTATACTTTTAGGTTTCCAAATAtatattccaaaaaaaaaaaaatcgtttcACTAAAATGTAGCTAATAAGGTTCTCTTTAAGTCAAATTAGACATGTTCATagctaaattaaaaaaaaaaatgactagaGACATTGTTCATGGCGAAACTATTGATTTCAATATGTATGACTCATTGTATTTTTAGAAATCGTAGTGATCAATATTTACTAAAATCGaaattttaaacacaaaaaaaattgtgttcagAAGTGTCAAGGTTACATGATTCTAAACACAAATGACACAATATTTTacttagaataaaattataattcctaatatatgaaaaatattttactcatttgtaacatttttttccaatagaaaataaatattcgtTTTCTTATAGTATCATATAACTAAAATATgggttttttttattcatactATTTTATTACCGGTTCTCAatctcaaatttaattaaagaaatttaaaattctaataaaataaataaatattaatttagtctacataatattacttttaatcttgattattataattttatttgcatgGTAAATTTAATTCGaataatgtgaattttaattctaatttgaatgttaattttgattctaatttgcatgttaatgttaattatgattataatgtcaattttactAATGTTAATTccaatgatttattttaaattaatttaaatcttaattataataatcttaatctaattttaataaaagaattaactACTAACATGTTGATGGAGCAATGAATTTACACTGGATAAAAATAGTAGGATCATGATGACTTATAATGTGTATACCAGTGGCAGAATGTCTCAACAAAAACTGGTTGTGGTGTAGAGTGTAGTGATGCCACAACAATGAACTTGCGGGGTGAGTATAGTAGCCCCgcttatcaaaacaaaaatattattttaattattaaattttgataatatttttaatatttttaggtgtcattttttaagtggttttctattttttttattcttaatattttaaaactatttaaaaaatgacatcTCATGTTAAGAGAAAGTTCTTAAAATTttgtagtcaaaatatcattcttcttataaaaaataatttaatgtgaGTAAGTTTCACTCTGAAATGAATAGAAggaataaagttaaaaattatataaaaatatatcttttttatttaatataatcgTACATTTCTATTGTaatatttcttcattttattttttttccttttccattCATTGGTTTATTCTCCCATATCTTAGAATCATCTTGTACATAACGTTTCATGGTTTCAAAGGCTTGTGAGAGTGAGATAAAGCTTCAAAAATTTTCCATTGGTTTGATGTAGCAATTGaaagtttattttcaaaatttttgttttaataaatgtaacATTATTTGTTTCCGAAATAGTATTTTGTGGGCTGATGCATCAACCAATGAATTAGGAAAGTAACTAATAAGATATCgatccaaataataaaatttatggtGTGATAAATTTAATGGTTAAACCTTTAAATTTTGCAACCTAGCAAATTAAATTAAGCTTTGcactataagaaaaatataaatagtgactaattttaagataaaatatatgtttaaagaccaatttagaaaccaattttttaattagagactaattttttGGTAGCTAAAACCTAGGTAGCtgatgttagtgaccaatttagaggccaattcataataaaaattattttagttactaatttagagacaaattatgattttttgaaactattttagttaccaataatttttaatttataaattggtatctaagtTGGTTActattagggatgtcaacggggcgggtagggtacgggtagtagctcccccatACCCtatccgctggataaatattcgccccg from Vigna unguiculata cultivar IT97K-499-35 chromosome 8, ASM411807v1, whole genome shotgun sequence encodes:
- the LOC114195143 gene encoding acanthoscurrin-2-like; the encoded protein is MVNNKMNLKPFILLCFLYAVVLIAAVVADDPPQEEGKASGIDENFTGSDDEQGLFLSGRKLVLDYGTDHCKGRGGRGGGRYGGGGSGCGRGGGGCSGGCPGRGGGGGGGGGGGSGRGGGGGGGGGGGGGGGGRGGGGGGGGGGGGGGGGWGSGGGWGGIGGGGGWGGGGSQGGGSSGGGGSGSGGCGSHGGGGGGAGGGSGSGCGKGGKGGGERGGGY
- the LOC114193431 gene encoding keratin, type I cytoskeletal 10-like — its product is MALIVSMPLVAVARDLPEIFGEAQKMKNGGNRIDKNWLFGDSGFGWGTSGGGGGGGSSGGGGTSSGSMPGHGAMPGGGGGSGTSSGGSPGSGGVSGSGGCNQPSCGGRSGGGGSSVEYHV